A single genomic interval of Sphingobium sp. EM0848 harbors:
- a CDS encoding PHB depolymerase family esterase, producing MRNLSDTIARLAALRLDPGQMPDDHGRLSELTDFESNPGALRARTYVPEKLDDGAALVVVLHGCTQTAAGYDIGSGWSQVADRHGFALLFPEAVSGYLFDPDVGVRDPGSTHAWAEVYLPTAGWIAFDPTHRRVGSSNLIAIAVGRCNSQIMPIRGGFTGAPDDFLGMDVRVSVVPL from the coding sequence ATGCGGAACCTCTCGGACACGATCGCCCGTCTGGCGGCGCTTCGCCTCGACCCCGGCCAAATGCCCGACGACCATGGACGCCTGAGCGAACTGACGGATTTCGAATCCAACCCCGGCGCTCTTCGGGCGCGAACATATGTTCCCGAAAAGCTCGATGACGGGGCCGCGCTGGTGGTCGTTCTGCATGGCTGCACGCAGACGGCGGCAGGATATGATATTGGGTCGGGCTGGTCGCAGGTCGCTGATCGCCATGGATTTGCGCTTCTTTTCCCTGAAGCGGTTTCGGGGTATCTGTTTGATCCCGATGTTGGTGTGCGCGATCCTGGATCGACACATGCCTGGGCAGAAGTCTATCTTCCGACGGCAGGTTGGATCGCGTTTGATCCCACACACCGCCGCGTTGGATCGTCTAACCTGATTGCCATTGCCGTTGGCCGGTGCAACAGTCAGATCATGCCCATCCGCGGCGGCTTCACTGGCGCGCCGGACGATTTCCTCGGCATGGACGTTCGCGTGAGCGTCGTGCCGCTCTGA
- a CDS encoding SMP-30/gluconolactonase/LRE family protein, whose amino-acid sequence MIGNYIIDLSAFVPAINDLLVTPSGHCYVGQFSHDYPAPEAPLLTIDLEQRASPATEHKLAVANGMVFRPGSRTLIVAESWACLLSAFDVDEKGGLSNYRIFAKLPPEHFPDGICGDDAGGIWVACVTGKFVRVVEGGEITHRLTLDEGRFAYACAIGGEDRQTLFLCTGGPYETSVIVQHPAARIETIRGPFRST is encoded by the coding sequence GTGATAGGTAACTATATCATAGACCTGAGCGCTTTCGTTCCGGCGATAAACGATTTGCTTGTGACCCCGAGTGGGCATTGTTACGTAGGGCAGTTCTCGCACGACTATCCTGCGCCAGAAGCGCCTCTGCTGACGATCGATCTGGAGCAGCGCGCTTCACCTGCCACGGAGCACAAGCTCGCCGTAGCAAACGGAATGGTATTCCGGCCCGGCAGCCGCACCCTTATCGTTGCTGAAAGTTGGGCCTGTCTTCTGTCGGCGTTCGACGTCGACGAAAAAGGCGGACTGTCCAACTACCGGATCTTCGCCAAGCTGCCGCCCGAACATTTTCCGGATGGGATCTGCGGGGATGATGCCGGGGGGATTTGGGTCGCGTGCGTGACGGGCAAGTTTGTCCGCGTGGTTGAAGGTGGCGAAATCACGCACCGGCTGACGCTCGATGAGGGACGCTTTGCTTACGCCTGCGCTATTGGCGGCGAGGATCGCCAGACGCTCTTTCTCTGCACGGGCGGCCCCTATGAGACTTCTGTCATCGTCCAGCATCCTGCGGCGAGGATCGAGACGATCCGCGGTCCCTTTCGTTCGACCTGA
- a CDS encoding IS5 family transposase (programmed frameshift), producing MEGEVLRDDQWERLREFVPGGRKGKRGPRSDGRLFLDALLWLARSGGRWRDLPEKFGPYQTAKRRYYRWVEQGVIDRIFEAVSDDPDIEWLAIDATVIRAQAQAAGARGKKGGAQAQALGRSRGGFGTKIHAVVDALGLPIRFILGPGQQNDMAPACDLIRGIPAGKVLADRAYDADSLHDLIYEQGGEPVIPPRRHRKYQHRYDRIAYKQRWGIEGFFAKLKQWRRIATRYDKLAANFLGFVKLASIMLWIK from the exons GTGGAAGGCGAAGTGCTGCGGGATGATCAGTGGGAGCGGCTGCGCGAGTTCGTTCCGGGAGGGCGCAAGGGCAAGCGCGGTCCTCGCAGTGACGGGCGGTTGTTTCTTGACGCCTTGCTCTGGCTGGCGCGATCGGGCGGGCGCTGGCGCGATCTACCGGAGAAGTTCGGTCCCTATCAGACCGCCAAGCGGCGTTATTATCGCTGGGTCGAGCAAGGCGTGATCGACCGGATCTTCGAGGCTGTGTCGGATGATCCCGACATCGAATGGCTGGCGATCGATGCGACCGTGATCCGCGCCCAGGCCCAGGCGGCTGGGGCACGGG GTAAAAAGGGGGGCGCTCAAGCCCAGGCTCTCGGGCGCTCGCGAGGCGGGTTCGGCACCAAGATCCATGCCGTAGTCGATGCCTTGGGCTTGCCGATCCGCTTCATCCTCGGCCCCGGACAGCAAAACGACATGGCGCCCGCCTGCGATCTGATCCGCGGCATCCCGGCTGGCAAGGTGCTGGCTGATCGGGCCTATGACGCCGACAGTTTGCACGATCTCATCTACGAGCAAGGCGGCGAGCCGGTCATCCCACCTCGCCGCCATCGCAAATATCAGCACCGTTACGATCGCATCGCCTACAAGCAGCGATGGGGCATCGAGGGCTTCTTCGCCAAGCTCAAGCAGTGGCGCCGTATCGCAACCCGCTATGACAAGCTCGCCGCAAACTTCCTCGGCTTCGTCAAACTCGCCAGCATCATGCTATGGATCAAATGA
- a CDS encoding class I adenylate-forming enzyme family protein — protein sequence MQIDPHTPALSGPGEPFEICEQVVNGRTMRVFARAVGSLSSLYATMPGRGDMDFIVDGDRRITYAQFHALTGAAAAGLAAEFGVTHGQRVAIAMHNTPEWMVAFTASSALGAIPALINSRGSGDEMRYCIEDVGASLVIADARRADALVQARYEGKILVLDEATLDAMARDYASSPLPESKMETDDPSCILFTSGTTGRPKAAIITNRAMLTGIMMTQHAGARFAARMAEKLGVDMATLMAARQRTAAFLVMPLFHIGGCQAVFLTVMANGGKIVFHRRWNPAEAVRLIEKEQITQFTGPPMTLWDLLAEPSRHEHDLSSLGSIACGGQSFTPSLLAAMQEAFPGRVFGGGYGMTETAGSISLAMGELYTSRPECSGVAHDVVEVRVIDEDGAVLALGEVGEICIRGPMIMSGYWGRPEETAAAVDAQGWLKTGDIGSIDETGYVAIVDRKTNMVISKGENIYCAEVERAIAGHPDIADVAAFGVPDARIGERLVVAVTPHPGREVTEETVRQQVRSKLADYKMPAEVFLRHEPIHRNATGKVDRQVLRQELGLI from the coding sequence GTGCAAATTGATCCGCACACTCCCGCTCTTTCGGGGCCTGGCGAACCGTTTGAAATCTGTGAGCAGGTGGTCAACGGACGGACCATGCGCGTCTTTGCGCGGGCCGTGGGCAGTTTGTCCTCCCTCTATGCCACCATGCCGGGGCGTGGTGATATGGACTTCATTGTCGATGGCGACCGGCGCATTACTTATGCCCAGTTCCATGCACTGACAGGTGCCGCGGCTGCGGGGCTGGCAGCGGAATTTGGCGTTACGCACGGTCAGCGCGTGGCGATCGCCATGCACAACACCCCGGAATGGATGGTTGCCTTCACCGCCAGTTCGGCGCTCGGCGCTATCCCAGCGCTGATCAATAGTCGCGGGTCGGGCGATGAGATGCGCTACTGTATCGAGGATGTCGGCGCATCGTTGGTGATCGCCGATGCGCGCCGTGCGGATGCATTGGTCCAGGCTCGCTATGAAGGGAAGATCCTTGTTCTCGACGAGGCGACGCTGGATGCGATGGCGAGGGACTACGCCAGCAGTCCGCTGCCGGAAAGCAAGATGGAAACGGACGATCCTTCTTGCATCCTGTTTACATCTGGTACGACCGGCCGACCCAAAGCGGCGATCATCACCAACCGGGCGATGTTGACCGGGATCATGATGACCCAGCACGCGGGGGCTCGTTTCGCTGCTCGCATGGCGGAAAAGCTCGGCGTCGACATGGCTACGCTGATGGCTGCTCGCCAGAGAACGGCGGCTTTCCTCGTTATGCCGCTGTTTCACATAGGTGGCTGTCAGGCAGTCTTTCTGACTGTGATGGCGAACGGTGGAAAAATCGTGTTTCACAGGCGCTGGAACCCGGCGGAAGCTGTGCGTCTGATTGAGAAGGAGCAGATCACCCAATTTACCGGCCCTCCGATGACGTTATGGGACCTGCTTGCCGAGCCGAGCCGCCACGAGCATGACCTATCCTCGCTCGGTTCGATTGCCTGCGGCGGCCAGTCCTTTACTCCCAGCCTGCTTGCAGCCATGCAGGAAGCCTTTCCTGGCCGGGTGTTCGGCGGCGGCTACGGCATGACCGAAACTGCCGGTTCGATCAGCCTGGCGATGGGGGAGCTCTACACTTCGCGTCCGGAGTGTTCGGGCGTTGCGCACGATGTTGTGGAAGTGCGTGTGATCGATGAGGATGGTGCCGTTCTTGCACTGGGCGAGGTTGGTGAAATCTGTATTCGCGGGCCGATGATCATGTCGGGCTATTGGGGCAGACCGGAAGAAACTGCGGCTGCGGTCGATGCCCAAGGATGGCTCAAGACCGGCGACATCGGCTCCATCGACGAGACCGGGTATGTTGCGATTGTTGATCGTAAGACCAACATGGTCATCTCCAAAGGCGAGAATATCTACTGCGCCGAGGTTGAGCGGGCAATCGCGGGACACCCCGATATTGCCGACGTCGCCGCCTTCGGCGTGCCCGACGCACGGATCGGGGAGCGGCTGGTCGTTGCCGTGACGCCGCATCCGGGCCGCGAAGTTACCGAGGAAACGGTACGCCAACAGGTGCGTAGCAAACTTGCGGATTACAAGATGCCTGCCGAGGTGTTCCTGCGCCACGAACCGATCCACCGCAATGCAACCGGCAAAGTGGACCGGCAGGTGCTCCGCCAAGAACTGGGGCTGATCTAA
- a CDS encoding TonB-dependent receptor produces MPAVAAARQQPEAPGASPPPSAEPTLRQAAQATSISTDIVVTAQRREERSQDVPIAISAFSQEQLQRQAVAQPQDLYGKVPSLVVGNQGAANRDVQSYSIRGQSTGFLSSPAVAVYFAEVPLPASLSLPIQGAPGAFLDLENVQVLKGPQGTLFGRNTTGGAVLLVPHKPTNQFEGYVEGSVGNYDLRGIEGAINIPIIPDVLMVRAAAAYQDRRGYTKDTVWDKWRDDIHYYTGRIGIMFKPSDRVENYLTAYYSKSSNNGAGHILEGFNLDLLQGVGFCSNGVPGPIGVSCDVYRRQVELADEIGPRRTRPSTDGFSARTWIAAAIAKPSHSNAVFRHKSPCAHAWVL; encoded by the coding sequence ATGCCGGCAGTGGCAGCCGCCAGGCAGCAGCCTGAAGCCCCCGGTGCGTCGCCGCCGCCATCTGCCGAGCCAACGTTGCGGCAGGCCGCCCAAGCCACCTCTATCAGTACCGATATCGTCGTCACCGCCCAGCGCCGCGAAGAGCGCAGCCAGGACGTGCCGATCGCGATCAGCGCCTTTTCCCAAGAGCAACTGCAGAGGCAGGCCGTTGCCCAGCCGCAGGACCTCTACGGCAAGGTTCCGTCGCTGGTCGTCGGCAACCAGGGCGCGGCAAACCGCGACGTCCAATCCTATTCGATCCGTGGCCAATCGACCGGCTTCCTCTCCTCGCCGGCAGTCGCGGTCTATTTCGCCGAGGTTCCACTCCCGGCATCGCTTAGCCTCCCTATACAGGGAGCGCCGGGGGCATTCCTTGATCTGGAAAACGTTCAGGTGCTCAAGGGGCCGCAAGGCACGCTGTTTGGCCGCAACACGACCGGCGGTGCGGTGCTGCTCGTTCCGCACAAGCCGACCAACCAGTTCGAGGGCTATGTCGAGGGCAGTGTCGGTAACTACGACCTTCGCGGGATCGAGGGCGCGATCAATATCCCGATCATCCCTGACGTGCTGATGGTACGCGCGGCGGCCGCCTACCAGGACCGGCGCGGCTACACCAAGGACACCGTCTGGGACAAGTGGCGCGACGACATCCATTATTATACTGGCCGCATCGGGATCATGTTCAAGCCCAGCGATCGGGTCGAAAACTATTTGACGGCTTATTACAGCAAGTCGTCGAACAACGGCGCGGGCCATATCCTCGAAGGTTTCAATCTTGATCTCCTTCAAGGAGTTGGCTTCTGTTCCAACGGCGTTCCGGGTCCTATCGGCGTGTCGTGCGACGTGTACCGGCGGCAGGTGGAGCTTGCGGACGAGATCGGTCCACGGCGAACCCGTCCGTCGACCGACGGCTTCAGCGCCAGAACCTGGATTGCGGCTGCTATCGCCAAACCTAGCCATTCGAACGCGGTATTCCGCCATAAATCGCCCTGTGCGCATGCATGGGTTCTGTGA
- the groL gene encoding chaperonin GroEL (60 kDa chaperone family; promotes refolding of misfolded polypeptides especially under stressful conditions; forms two stacked rings of heptamers to form a barrel-shaped 14mer; ends can be capped by GroES; misfolded proteins enter the barrel where they are refolded when GroES binds) — translation MTAKDLKFAHEAREGIARGVDILANAVRVTLGPKGRNVLIGRSFGAPRITKDGVTVAKEMEFKDKFENMGAQMIRAVASRAHDHAGDGTTTATVLAQAIIREGMKSVSAGIDPMDLKRGIDLAVAAVVAELKARSKSVSNNQEIAQVGIVSANGDEVVGNRIAEAMEKVGKEGVITIEEGASVGFELEVVEGMQFDRGYLSPYFITNSEKMAVELEDPVILIHEKKMGNVQAMLPILEAVAKAHRSLLVIAEDIEGDALSTLVVNKLRGGLKVAAVKAPGFGDRRKAMLEDIAILTASDVVTEDFGIKLEDVTLDRLGTAKRVTITKDTSTIVDGAGSAEAIKARVAALQAQIETSSSDYDREKLQERLAKLSGGVAVIKVGGSSELEVKERKDRVEDALHATRAAVEEGILPGGGTALLYASKALDGLDPVKADQRRGIEIIRRALQAPLRQIAENAGYDGGVVAGRLLDERDENLGFNAQSEQYENLFQSGVIDPTKVVRTALQDAASIAGLLITTEAAVAEWVADSDVPQTRQGGVRGLSSPSFTVHHA, via the coding sequence ATGACTGCCAAGGACCTGAAATTCGCGCACGAGGCCCGCGAAGGGATCGCGCGCGGTGTCGATATCCTCGCCAATGCCGTCCGCGTGACGCTGGGCCCCAAGGGACGCAACGTCCTCATTGGCAGGAGCTTTGGGGCGCCCCGTATCACCAAGGACGGGGTCACGGTCGCAAAGGAAATGGAATTCAAGGACAAGTTCGAGAATATGGGCGCGCAGATGATCCGTGCCGTGGCGTCCAGAGCGCATGACCATGCAGGAGACGGCACCACGACAGCAACCGTCCTTGCGCAGGCGATCATTCGGGAAGGGATGAAGTCGGTATCGGCGGGCATCGATCCGATGGACCTCAAACGCGGCATCGACCTGGCCGTCGCCGCCGTCGTCGCCGAACTCAAGGCGCGGTCCAAGTCGGTATCGAACAATCAGGAGATCGCCCAGGTCGGCATCGTTTCGGCCAATGGCGACGAGGTGGTGGGCAACCGGATCGCCGAGGCGATGGAGAAGGTCGGCAAGGAAGGCGTCATCACCATCGAGGAGGGAGCGAGCGTCGGGTTCGAACTGGAGGTGGTCGAGGGCATGCAGTTCGATCGCGGCTATCTCTCGCCCTATTTCATCACCAACAGCGAGAAGATGGCGGTCGAGCTGGAAGACCCGGTCATCCTGATCCATGAGAAGAAGATGGGAAATGTGCAGGCGATGCTTCCTATTTTGGAAGCGGTTGCCAAAGCGCACCGGTCGCTGCTCGTCATTGCCGAGGATATCGAGGGGGATGCGCTGTCGACGCTGGTCGTCAACAAGCTGCGCGGCGGACTGAAGGTCGCCGCGGTCAAGGCGCCGGGCTTTGGCGATCGGCGCAAGGCGATGCTGGAGGACATCGCCATATTGACGGCAAGCGACGTTGTGACGGAGGATTTTGGCATCAAATTGGAGGATGTTACGCTGGACAGGCTGGGCACCGCCAAGCGCGTGACGATCACGAAGGATACTAGCACGATTGTCGACGGTGCCGGCAGCGCGGAAGCCATCAAGGCGCGCGTCGCCGCGCTCCAGGCGCAGATTGAGACCAGCAGCAGCGACTACGATCGCGAGAAGCTCCAGGAACGTCTTGCCAAGCTATCCGGCGGCGTTGCCGTTATCAAGGTCGGCGGATCTTCGGAGCTTGAGGTCAAGGAACGCAAGGATCGGGTGGAGGACGCTCTGCATGCGACCCGGGCGGCGGTGGAGGAAGGCATTTTACCCGGCGGCGGCACCGCCCTTCTTTATGCTTCGAAGGCATTGGACGGCCTTGATCCGGTCAAGGCCGACCAGCGGCGGGGCATCGAGATCATCCGCCGAGCGCTTCAGGCGCCACTCCGCCAAATCGCGGAGAATGCGGGATATGATGGCGGCGTGGTCGCCGGTCGTTTGTTGGACGAGCGGGACGAAAATCTGGGATTTAACGCGCAGAGCGAGCAATATGAAAACCTCTTCCAGTCCGGTGTCATCGATCCTACCAAGGTTGTCCGTACGGCCTTGCAGGACGCGGCCTCCATCGCCGGACTGCTGATCACGACCGAAGCGGCGGTTGCAGAGTGGGTCGCCGACAGCGACGTCCCGCAGACCCGGCAGGGGGGGGTGAGGGGCCTCTCAAGCCCATCGTTCACCGTTCACCATGCCTGA
- a CDS encoding cold-shock protein encodes MFIGTVKFFNADKGYGFIAPESGGGDAFVHITAVEHAGMRTLEKDQRVSYTLETDQRGKASATNLQPA; translated from the coding sequence ATGTTCATCGGAACAGTCAAATTTTTCAATGCCGACAAAGGCTATGGCTTCATCGCGCCGGAAAGCGGCGGCGGCGACGCCTTCGTGCATATAACCGCGGTTGAACACGCGGGCATGCGCACGCTCGAGAAGGATCAGCGCGTGTCTTACACGCTGGAAACGGATCAGCGCGGCAAGGCATCGGCCACCAACCTTCAGCCTGCCTGA
- a CDS encoding DUF6481 family protein, with the protein MKRYKEPHFQERIAAAASARTEVLERLRTKVPVVRGVTPDQAERRLAKEAAARQRRQAALLAAKEQKAAKRAQANEIAAAKAAKQKPELSEAERKSARDARYLARKNRLSS; encoded by the coding sequence ATGAAAAGATATAAGGAACCGCATTTCCAGGAGCGCATAGCCGCTGCGGCGAGCGCCCGGACAGAGGTTCTCGAGCGACTGCGGACGAAAGTGCCCGTAGTTCGGGGTGTTACGCCCGACCAAGCAGAACGCCGTCTGGCAAAGGAAGCTGCGGCGCGGCAAAGGCGCCAGGCGGCCCTGCTCGCGGCGAAAGAGCAAAAAGCCGCCAAACGTGCGCAGGCCAATGAAATTGCCGCGGCGAAGGCGGCCAAGCAAAAGCCCGAACTCAGTGAGGCTGAACGCAAATCAGCCCGCGATGCGCGATATCTCGCCCGCAAGAACCGGCTATCGTCTTGA